The Pyrococcus horikoshii OT3 genome includes a window with the following:
- a CDS encoding sodium-dependent transporter — protein MAQRTLYFASIFIAYMIGIWTFTLVPKILIMGGLTGLLLILTFSGIISGIVALEIYEIKNRPYRIHEFMTKFVKTPSISIILLSFLFIVTSITAHYTGMSIESMVNTPIPGVGILVIFLGMLLLVLTRSRSLDIIVVSSVLTVVLIITGMLFLRNQAESIVNTQLSRSFISNVFTAVKSFNINISLLEVEYAFIISVLIFGLGMGFYYIIGGPLATLKVDVRKVIIVTILIQVIISFVAVATLAYSVGIAHQAFRDAFMKGKAKEALEVYREYFNPLWEEYRRSEGFNPKVAIESLYNIPNMLRDLKMKGSLGIIVSLMGSIFLAGFTTVLVLLEIGGQLIMDIFQVNRRTGITIVALLSSLFAGFAYLNPLRVILLSTVISIMPLIGFIEFYPVMKLRSSLISYVLGSILLIFGIADIVAILQFKNYYYELGVIVGLMLLIPLAFNKLLIKPTTKS, from the coding sequence TTGGCCCAAAGAACTCTATACTTCGCTTCGATATTTATAGCTTACATGATTGGGATTTGGACGTTTACGCTGGTTCCAAAGATATTGATAATGGGAGGACTAACAGGCCTCCTTTTAATCTTGACGTTCTCAGGAATAATAAGCGGTATAGTAGCACTAGAGATATACGAAATAAAGAATAGGCCATACAGAATTCACGAGTTCATGACAAAGTTTGTGAAAACACCTTCAATATCAATAATCTTACTTAGCTTCCTCTTTATTGTAACAAGTATAACAGCTCACTATACCGGAATGAGCATTGAGAGCATGGTAAATACTCCAATCCCAGGAGTTGGAATCTTAGTAATCTTTCTGGGAATGCTTCTATTGGTGCTCACGAGGTCAAGATCCCTTGATATAATAGTTGTATCCTCTGTATTGACAGTAGTTTTGATAATAACTGGAATGCTTTTCCTCAGAAACCAGGCAGAGAGCATCGTAAATACTCAACTCTCCCGCTCGTTCATTTCAAATGTATTCACAGCTGTAAAGAGTTTTAATATTAACATAAGCCTACTAGAAGTTGAATATGCATTCATAATTTCTGTACTTATATTTGGACTTGGTATGGGATTCTATTATATTATTGGAGGACCTTTAGCAACCCTTAAGGTGGATGTAAGGAAGGTTATAATTGTAACAATCCTAATTCAGGTTATAATATCCTTTGTTGCAGTAGCGACCCTTGCGTACTCGGTGGGAATAGCACATCAAGCGTTTCGAGATGCCTTTATGAAAGGTAAAGCAAAGGAGGCTTTAGAGGTTTATAGAGAATACTTCAATCCGTTATGGGAGGAATACAGAAGGTCTGAAGGATTTAACCCAAAGGTAGCCATAGAAAGCCTATACAATATACCAAACATGCTCAGAGACCTTAAAATGAAAGGATCGCTTGGGATCATAGTATCCCTAATGGGATCAATATTTCTCGCTGGATTTACGACTGTACTAGTCTTATTGGAAATTGGAGGACAGCTTATAATGGATATATTCCAAGTTAATAGGAGAACCGGGATAACAATAGTAGCACTATTATCCTCACTATTCGCTGGATTTGCTTATCTGAACCCGCTCAGGGTTATATTATTAAGCACGGTAATCTCCATAATGCCCTTGATAGGTTTCATAGAGTTCTATCCAGTTATGAAGTTAAGGTCAAGCTTAATTAGCTATGTACTAGGTAGTATACTGTTAATATTTGGAATAGCAGATATAGTTGCAATATTGCAATTCAAAAACTATTACTACGAACTTGGGGTGATAGTTGGGTTAATGCTATTAATACCCCTAGCTTTCAATAAGCTATTAATCAAGCCAACAACAAAAAGCTAA
- a CDS encoding translation initiation factor IF-5A — translation MGDKTKVQVSKLKPGRYIIIDDEPCRIVNITVSSPGKHGSAKARIEAVGIFDGKVRSIVKPTSAEVDVPIIDKKTAQVIAITPDTVQIMDMETYETFEVPIDTGVADEIRDQLKEGINVEYWETLGRIKIMRIKGEGE, via the coding sequence ATGGGTGACAAGACAAAGGTTCAGGTGAGCAAACTCAAGCCTGGAAGGTACATAATTATCGACGATGAGCCCTGCAGAATAGTTAACATAACAGTTTCTTCCCCAGGGAAGCACGGTTCAGCAAAAGCTAGAATTGAAGCGGTGGGGATATTCGATGGAAAGGTTAGGAGTATAGTTAAGCCGACAAGCGCTGAGGTAGATGTCCCCATTATAGATAAAAAGACTGCCCAAGTTATAGCAATCACGCCGGATACAGTACAGATAATGGACATGGAGACCTATGAAACCTTTGAGGTCCCAATTGACACTGGAGTTGCTGACGAGATCAGGGATCAGCTAAAAGAAGGTATAAACGTTGAATATTGGGAAACACTCGGAAGAATAAAAATCATGAGAATTAAGGGAGAGGGAGAGTAG
- a CDS encoding MBL fold metallo-hydrolase has protein sequence MKITIVFENHAGYRKGLIGYHGFSALVEANGYRVLVDTGTDGKVLLNNMSELGISPDDIDALFITHGHYDHTGGLRELLSARTEALDIYAHPGIFKRRLALKPKKREIGIPFTREELEELGGKFILSDKSKEILPGFISSGEIERITWDRAVGYFPDGSKDPVRDDMALIVEEGSKSVVITGCGHSGIINIAIHSKKLTNNRIAALIGGFHLKGIERSLLDEAVKKLRELEIEKLYPGHCTGIEEFAYLWSKFGNVEGIHVGKEIKI, from the coding sequence ATGAAAATTACCATAGTGTTTGAAAATCATGCCGGATATAGGAAGGGATTAATTGGATATCATGGGTTTTCAGCTTTGGTCGAAGCTAACGGCTATAGGGTTCTTGTTGACACTGGAACCGATGGAAAAGTACTCCTGAACAATATGAGTGAACTTGGAATATCTCCCGATGATATAGATGCCCTATTTATAACTCATGGCCACTATGACCATACGGGTGGCCTAAGGGAACTTCTTAGCGCTAGGACTGAGGCCCTTGATATCTATGCCCACCCTGGAATATTCAAAAGGAGATTAGCTCTCAAGCCAAAAAAGAGGGAAATAGGAATCCCCTTCACTAGGGAGGAACTGGAAGAATTAGGGGGTAAGTTCATACTAAGTGATAAATCCAAGGAAATATTACCTGGATTCATAAGTTCGGGAGAGATTGAGAGGATTACATGGGATAGGGCCGTTGGTTATTTTCCGGATGGAAGCAAAGATCCAGTAAGAGATGATATGGCCCTAATAGTTGAAGAAGGAAGTAAGAGTGTCGTGATAACGGGATGCGGTCATAGTGGGATAATAAATATAGCAATTCATTCAAAGAAATTAACTAATAACAGGATAGCTGCCCTAATTGGGGGATTTCATCTGAAGGGAATAGAAAGAAGTCTTTTAGATGAGGCCGTAAAGAAGCTTAGGGAACTAGAAATTGAGAAGCTATACCCAGGACATTGTACTGGAATTGAAGAATTCGCATACTTGTGGAGCAAATTTGGGAATGTTGAAGGAATTCATGTCGGAAAAGAAATTAAAATTTAG
- a CDS encoding NifB/NifX family molybdenum-iron cluster-binding protein, translating into MRLIVATVRGGLDDYVNQSFGRTPTFTIVDVDENGNIVNVQVVENPGYSQPRGAGVTTAQFCIDQGADVVISGQFGPNSSGVLQAAGIRLVSAPPTMTVREAVEAYLRGELTQAIMGQGGMGRGRGRGRGRWMRGGW; encoded by the coding sequence ATGAGGCTTATCGTAGCAACCGTAAGGGGAGGATTGGATGATTATGTAAACCAGTCTTTTGGGAGAACTCCGACGTTCACAATAGTTGACGTTGATGAAAATGGGAACATTGTCAATGTTCAAGTTGTTGAGAATCCCGGGTATTCACAACCTAGAGGGGCAGGAGTAACAACGGCTCAGTTCTGCATAGATCAGGGAGCTGATGTCGTTATTTCAGGCCAATTTGGCCCTAATTCCTCAGGGGTTCTACAAGCGGCCGGAATAAGGTTAGTTTCAGCTCCTCCCACTATGACCGTTAGGGAAGCGGTGGAAGCCTATCTTAGAGGGGAATTAACTCAAGCCATAATGGGACAGGGAGGAATGGGACGAGGGAGGGGTAGAGGAAGGGGAAGATGGATGAGAGGTGGATGGTAA
- the sufC gene encoding Fe-S cluster assembly ATPase SufC codes for MLKIVDLHVEAGGREILKGVNLTVNEGEFHVIMGPNGSGKSTLALTLAGHPNYKVTKGGIFFEDKEITNLTPDERAKMGILLAFQVPPEIQGVRIIDFLTQTLSEIKNLDASEAYNIIIEKAKELWFREDDLRRYINVGFSGGERKRLELLQALLLEPKLLILDEPDSGVDVDSLSVISRKIEELHKKGVSIILITHYGRIFGHIDKEKLKVNIMRDGKIVMRGGSELISMIEEKGFKAIFGGDNDE; via the coding sequence ATGCTCAAAATTGTGGATCTCCACGTGGAAGCTGGGGGAAGAGAGATCCTAAAAGGGGTAAACCTAACGGTGAACGAGGGGGAGTTCCACGTTATAATGGGCCCAAATGGTTCAGGGAAATCAACACTAGCTTTAACGTTGGCCGGACATCCTAATTACAAAGTCACGAAAGGTGGAATATTTTTTGAAGATAAGGAAATTACAAACCTAACCCCAGACGAAAGGGCCAAAATGGGAATTTTACTTGCATTTCAAGTCCCTCCGGAAATACAGGGCGTAAGGATCATTGATTTTCTAACCCAAACCCTAAGTGAAATTAAAAATCTCGATGCCTCAGAGGCATATAACATAATAATCGAGAAGGCAAAGGAGCTATGGTTCAGAGAGGACGATCTTAGGAGGTATATAAATGTTGGTTTCTCTGGGGGTGAAAGGAAGAGGCTCGAGCTTCTTCAAGCTCTACTTCTGGAGCCAAAACTCCTGATCCTTGATGAACCAGACAGCGGAGTTGATGTTGACTCCCTAAGTGTAATAAGCAGAAAAATTGAAGAGCTACACAAGAAAGGAGTTTCTATAATACTGATAACTCACTATGGTAGGATCTTTGGTCATATAGATAAGGAGAAACTCAAGGTCAACATAATGAGGGATGGAAAAATAGTGATGAGGGGAGGAAGCGAGCTAATTAGCATGATTGAAGAGAAAGGGTTTAAGGCGATTTTTGGAGGGGATAACGATGAGTGA
- the sufB gene encoding Fe-S cluster assembly protein SufB yields the protein MSETLTLSDAKSIIENQIEELAKRNKEPEWMTKIRYKALEEFMKAPLNDPVIDEETLLNFIAKPEIEGIPEKVESLDDLPPEMKDLLDRLGINEVEQKYIAGLAVQTDTGVIYNQFLQEWAKKGLIVLPTEEAVRRYPDIMKEHFLKLFKAGESKLTAYHIAIWNGGIFLYVKENLKVPFPLHLFFLIQESSLAQAPHITIIAEKNSEVHLIEGCTAPILVRHSLHLDMTEAYLHENAKVRLTVLQNWPEYVHTRPMTRAKVGRNAEFINTTVSLGAGKSNIANPKYWVGENGYVELNGVILGQKDWYIDLGGEMHLQGEGGRGINASKSVIMDESTVITRGKIVAEAKKTKGHISCDALLLSDKARMETYPGLVSLVDEAELSHEAAIGKIKEEELFYLMSRGLSEEKATQLIVKGFVEPMLKDIPIEFVVEIKKIIELAVSGGF from the coding sequence ATGAGTGAAACGCTCACTCTTTCAGATGCAAAGTCAATTATAGAAAATCAAATAGAAGAGTTAGCCAAGAGAAATAAGGAACCTGAATGGATGACGAAAATAAGATACAAAGCCCTTGAAGAGTTTATGAAAGCTCCACTTAACGATCCAGTTATAGATGAAGAAACTTTATTGAATTTCATAGCAAAGCCGGAGATAGAGGGGATACCTGAAAAGGTAGAGAGTTTAGATGATCTACCCCCCGAAATGAAGGATCTCTTAGATAGGTTAGGAATAAACGAAGTTGAACAGAAATACATTGCTGGGCTAGCAGTTCAGACGGATACGGGAGTTATTTACAATCAATTCCTCCAAGAGTGGGCCAAGAAAGGTTTAATAGTTCTACCTACTGAAGAGGCCGTAAGGAGATATCCAGATATTATGAAGGAGCATTTCCTCAAATTATTTAAAGCTGGGGAGAGTAAGTTAACGGCCTACCACATAGCTATTTGGAACGGAGGGATCTTCTTATACGTCAAGGAGAACCTTAAGGTGCCATTTCCACTCCACCTATTCTTCTTGATCCAGGAAAGTTCTCTAGCTCAAGCTCCCCACATAACGATAATCGCAGAGAAAAACAGTGAAGTCCACTTAATAGAGGGTTGTACAGCACCGATTTTAGTTAGACACTCACTCCACTTAGATATGACCGAGGCTTACCTTCACGAGAACGCGAAGGTTCGTCTAACGGTTCTTCAAAACTGGCCCGAATACGTTCATACAAGACCAATGACGAGGGCTAAAGTGGGAAGGAATGCTGAATTCATAAATACAACCGTGAGCCTTGGAGCTGGTAAGAGCAATATAGCGAATCCAAAGTACTGGGTTGGCGAAAATGGTTACGTCGAGTTAAATGGGGTTATTCTAGGTCAAAAGGACTGGTACATCGACTTAGGAGGAGAGATGCATCTCCAAGGAGAAGGGGGAAGAGGAATAAACGCCAGTAAATCCGTTATAATGGATGAATCAACGGTTATAACCAGGGGGAAGATCGTAGCTGAGGCGAAAAAGACGAAGGGGCATATAAGTTGCGATGCGCTACTACTTAGTGATAAGGCAAGAATGGAGACATATCCTGGGTTAGTTAGCCTAGTTGATGAGGCCGAGTTAAGTCATGAAGCTGCAATAGGAAAGATAAAGGAGGAGGAACTGTTCTACCTCATGTCGAGGGGATTAAGTGAGGAGAAAGCTACTCAACTTATAGTGAAGGGATTCGTAGAGCCAATGCTCAAAGATATTCCAATTGAATTCGTCGTAGAGATCAAGAAGATCATTGAGCTAGCCGTTAGTGGGGGATTCTAG